The Desulfomicrobium orale DSM 12838 genome includes a window with the following:
- a CDS encoding UbiD family decarboxylase, protein MIYRTLKSCLDDLERTGRLIRIDRPVDPYLEAGAIQRRVFRAGGPALLFSRVKGSDFPMAANIFGTLERTKYIFRSTLRRVEALFAAKADPVGILKRPRLWPELALAGWHTLPKVVHDGPSMARQTTISRLPQLVSWPGDGGAYVTLPLVYTESPARPGFMGSNLGMYRVQLSGNEYLPDREVGLHYQIHRGIGPHHAQAIERGQALPVNVFVGGPPAMTLAAIMPLPEGIAEILFAGVLGGHRIPMIRRPGGLPVLAEGDFCIEGSIIPGVQKPEGPFGDHLGYYSLAHDFPVMRVECVHHRADAVWPFTTVGRPPQEDTMFGTFIHELTAGLVPQVFSGVHEVHAVDAAGVHPLLLAVGSERYVPYAADRQPQELITNGLSLLGTTQTSLSKYVIMAAREDAPGLSCHRVPEFFRHVLERLDLSRDLHFITRTTMDTLDYSGISLNQGSKALWTAAGRPKRTLDTQSPRDLPLPDGFGEVRCFAPGILLLEGPRHGMERDTHDPGMEHLCRVLEKMEGLDGFPLVVVVDDVEFTGGSWENFLWVTFTRSDPATDTYGLFAFTRCKHWGCRNMVLDARLKTYHAPPLTDVPEIEKRVDELALTGGPLRGII, encoded by the coding sequence ATGATCTATCGCACCCTGAAGTCCTGCCTGGACGATCTGGAGCGTACCGGCCGGTTGATCCGTATCGATCGGCCCGTTGACCCCTATCTGGAGGCCGGAGCCATCCAGCGCCGCGTTTTCCGGGCTGGAGGTCCGGCTCTTTTGTTCAGCCGGGTGAAGGGCTCGGATTTTCCCATGGCTGCCAATATTTTTGGCACGCTGGAGCGCACGAAATATATTTTCCGTTCCACCTTGCGCCGGGTGGAAGCTCTCTTCGCGGCCAAGGCGGATCCGGTCGGCATATTGAAGCGGCCCCGCCTCTGGCCGGAACTGGCTCTGGCCGGCTGGCACACGCTGCCCAAGGTCGTTCACGACGGTCCGTCCATGGCCCGGCAGACGACCATTTCGCGCCTGCCGCAGCTGGTTTCCTGGCCCGGGGACGGCGGCGCCTATGTGACGTTGCCCCTGGTCTACACCGAAAGCCCGGCCCGGCCGGGATTCATGGGGTCCAATCTGGGCATGTACCGGGTGCAGCTTTCGGGCAACGAGTACCTGCCGGACCGTGAAGTCGGGCTGCATTATCAGATTCATCGCGGTATCGGCCCCCATCATGCCCAGGCCATCGAGCGGGGGCAGGCGCTACCCGTGAATGTCTTTGTGGGCGGGCCTCCGGCCATGACTCTGGCTGCCATCATGCCTCTGCCCGAGGGTATCGCCGAGATTCTGTTCGCCGGAGTGCTGGGCGGGCATCGCATCCCCATGATCCGGCGTCCGGGCGGGCTGCCCGTCCTAGCTGAGGGCGATTTCTGCATTGAAGGAAGCATCATTCCCGGAGTCCAGAAACCCGAAGGCCCTTTTGGCGATCATCTGGGCTACTACAGTCTGGCGCACGACTTTCCGGTCATGCGAGTGGAATGCGTACATCATCGTGCGGACGCCGTCTGGCCATTCACCACCGTTGGCCGGCCGCCCCAGGAAGACACCATGTTCGGGACGTTCATCCACGAACTGACGGCCGGACTGGTCCCGCAGGTCTTCAGCGGCGTGCACGAAGTACATGCCGTGGACGCCGCAGGGGTGCACCCTCTTCTGCTGGCCGTGGGCAGCGAACGCTATGTGCCCTACGCGGCCGACCGCCAGCCTCAGGAGCTCATCACCAATGGCCTGTCCCTGCTGGGGACGACCCAGACCTCTCTGTCCAAGTACGTGATCATGGCTGCCCGCGAGGACGCGCCGGGGCTTTCCTGCCACCGGGTGCCGGAGTTCTTCCGGCATGTGCTGGAGCGGCTGGATTTGTCACGCGACCTGCATTTCATCACCCGCACTACCATGGACACGTTGGACTATTCCGGCATCAGCCTGAATCAAGGCTCCAAGGCGCTGTGGACCGCTGCCGGACGCCCCAAACGAACTCTCGATACGCAGTCGCCCAGGGACTTGCCTCTGCCGGATGGGTTCGGCGAGGTGCGTTGTTTTGCGCCGGGAATCCTGCTGCTTGAGGGGCCGCGTCACGGCATGGAACGGGACACACACGACCCCGGCATGGAGCATTTGTGCCGCGTGCTGGAAAAAATGGAAGGTCTGGACGGCTTTCCGCTGGTGGTGGTGGTGGATGATGTGGAATTTACAGGCGGATCATGGGAAAATTTTCTGTGGGTGACCTTTACTCGTTCGGACCCGGCGACAGACACCTACGGCCTTTTCGCCTTTACCCGCTGCAAGCACTGGGGCTGCCGGAACATGGTTCTGGACGCCCGTCTGAAGACATACCATGCGCCGCCACTGACCGATGTGCCGGAGATCGAGAAGAGAGTGGACGAACTGGCCCTGACGGGAGGTCCGCTGCGCGGCATTATCTGA
- a CDS encoding FxsA family protein yields the protein MGKLLLLFIAVPAAELYVLITMGRVMGFIPTILLVFLTALAGAALAKLQGLATMLRIRETLAQGFMPAEELLDGLLILVSGICLITPGFLTDIAALLMLLPGPRNMFKRWLRKKFDQWRQSPDVHIRFDR from the coding sequence ATGGGCAAACTGCTGCTGCTTTTCATCGCCGTGCCTGCGGCGGAACTCTATGTGCTGATCACCATGGGCCGGGTCATGGGTTTCATCCCCACCATTCTGCTGGTGTTTCTGACCGCCCTGGCCGGGGCGGCCCTGGCCAAGCTCCAGGGGCTTGCGACCATGCTGCGCATCCGTGAAACTCTGGCTCAGGGCTTCATGCCGGCCGAGGAGCTTCTCGACGGTCTGCTCATTCTTGTATCCGGCATCTGTCTGATCACTCCCGGGTTTCTGACGGACATCGCCGCCCTGCTGATGCTTTTGCCCGGGCCGCGCAATATGTTCAAACGCTGGCTCCGGAAGAAGTTCGATCAGTGGCGGCAGAGTCCCGACGTGCACATCAGGTTCGACCGGTAA
- the serB gene encoding phosphoserine phosphatase SerB, which yields MREIILIQISGTDRDGLLAELMARFAAAGVTILDICQSVIHNDLSLGVLVEVPGQEAGSPVLKDLLFWAHHQGLNLKFTPVSEDDYESWVAMQGRKRYILTLLGRTISAANLESLARIITGHGLSIDGINRLSGRRSFVHPPAMPRSCVEFSVRGTPVDISAMRAALLELSREQAIDIGFQEDNAFRRIRRLVCFDMDSTLIRTEVIDELAKRAGVGEEVAAITERAMRGELDFSRSLRKRVSLLKGLPESVLAEVAAALPLTEGAERLVRTLKNLGYIIAILSGGFGYFGRCLQERLGIDYVYANELEIRDGALTGGLAGEIVDGQGKARLLREIAAKEHISLAQVIAVGDGANDLPMLDVAGLGIAFHAKPVVRQGAGQAISNMGLDGVLYFLGLRDRETFEHSDARED from the coding sequence ATGCGTGAAATCATCCTCATCCAGATTTCCGGCACGGACCGGGACGGCCTTCTGGCTGAACTCATGGCTCGGTTCGCAGCCGCTGGAGTGACCATCCTCGACATCTGCCAGTCCGTCATCCACAATGACCTGTCCCTCGGCGTGCTCGTTGAGGTACCCGGACAGGAGGCGGGATCGCCGGTGCTCAAGGATCTGCTGTTCTGGGCCCATCATCAGGGCCTGAACCTCAAGTTCACGCCCGTGTCCGAGGACGACTACGAAAGCTGGGTCGCCATGCAGGGCCGCAAACGCTATATCCTGACCCTGCTGGGGCGGACCATCTCCGCGGCCAACCTCGAAAGCCTGGCCCGGATCATCACCGGGCACGGGCTGAGCATCGACGGCATCAACCGTCTTTCCGGCCGCCGGTCCTTCGTCCATCCTCCGGCCATGCCGCGCTCCTGCGTGGAGTTTTCCGTGCGCGGCACACCTGTAGATATTTCGGCCATGCGTGCGGCCCTGCTGGAGCTTTCGCGGGAGCAGGCCATCGATATCGGTTTTCAGGAAGACAACGCCTTCCGCCGCATTCGCCGTCTGGTCTGCTTTGACATGGATTCCACGCTGATCCGGACCGAAGTCATCGACGAATTGGCCAAGCGGGCCGGGGTAGGCGAAGAAGTGGCCGCCATCACCGAACGGGCCATGCGCGGAGAGCTGGATTTCTCCCGGAGTCTGCGCAAGCGGGTCAGTCTGCTGAAGGGCCTGCCTGAATCGGTGCTGGCTGAAGTGGCGGCGGCCCTGCCGCTGACCGAAGGCGCCGAGCGTCTGGTGCGCACCCTGAAGAATCTGGGCTACATCATCGCCATTCTGTCCGGCGGGTTCGGATATTTCGGCCGCTGTCTGCAGGAACGCCTGGGCATTGACTACGTCTATGCCAACGAGCTGGAGATACGAGACGGCGCACTCACCGGCGGGCTGGCAGGAGAGATCGTGGACGGGCAGGGCAAGGCCCGGCTGCTCCGGGAAATCGCGGCCAAGGAGCATATTTCTCTGGCCCAGGTCATTGCCGTGGGCGACGGCGCCAACGACCTGCCCATGCTCGATGTGGCCGGGCTGGGCATCGCCTTTCACGCCAAGCCGGTGGTCCGGCAGGGCGCGGGTCAGGCCATTTCCAACATGGGGCTGGACGGCGTGCTCTATTTTCTGGGCCTGCGGGACCGCGAGACTTTCGAGCACTCGGACGCCAGGGAGGACTGA
- a CDS encoding adenylosuccinate synthase, whose product MANIIVMGAQWGDEGKGKIVDLLTTEVGAIARFQGGNNAGHTLVVGGRKTILHLIPSGILHQDKLCLIGNGVVLDPFVFCQELDRLAAAGVDVSPSRLLISKKTHIIMPYHRAIDAAREQFKSGSEKIGTTGRGIGPCYEDKAARIGIRAADLADEALLRRKIENALVEKNALLHGLYGQEPLSAENIFAELLPVARRLTSYLGDVSAAIQAHQDRGVLFEGAQGTHLDIDHGTYPFVTSSNTVAGSASAGAGCTPRLFDRVVAIVKAYTTRVGAGPFPTELSDGPGEYMQKQGAEFGATTGRPRRCGWLDLVVLRESRRLNGPTEIALTKLDVLGGLDELRLCVAYHYKGAELAYPPQEENAMAHVEPVYETMPGWTGDISGCRAYGDLPQAARDYIGRIEELLGIPVRIVSVGPDRDQTILR is encoded by the coding sequence ATGGCAAACATCATAGTCATGGGAGCCCAGTGGGGCGACGAGGGAAAAGGAAAGATCGTCGATTTGCTGACCACGGAAGTCGGGGCCATCGCCCGGTTTCAGGGTGGGAACAACGCCGGGCACACGCTGGTGGTGGGAGGCAGGAAGACCATTTTACACCTCATCCCGTCAGGCATCCTGCACCAGGACAAACTGTGCCTCATCGGCAACGGCGTGGTGCTGGATCCTTTCGTCTTCTGCCAGGAACTGGACCGGCTGGCCGCAGCCGGTGTGGATGTGAGCCCGTCCCGGCTGCTCATCAGCAAGAAAACGCACATCATCATGCCTTACCACCGGGCCATCGATGCGGCCCGCGAACAGTTCAAAAGCGGATCCGAGAAGATCGGCACCACGGGCCGGGGCATCGGGCCGTGTTATGAGGACAAGGCTGCGCGCATCGGCATCCGGGCGGCCGATCTGGCCGACGAGGCCCTGCTCCGCCGCAAGATTGAAAACGCCCTGGTGGAGAAGAACGCCCTGCTGCACGGGCTGTACGGTCAGGAGCCGCTGTCCGCTGAAAATATTTTTGCCGAACTTCTGCCCGTGGCCAGACGCCTTACGTCCTACCTCGGCGACGTGTCCGCGGCCATCCAGGCCCATCAGGACCGCGGGGTGCTCTTCGAGGGGGCTCAGGGCACGCATCTGGACATCGACCACGGCACCTATCCTTTCGTGACGTCCTCCAATACCGTGGCTGGCAGCGCTTCGGCCGGAGCGGGCTGTACGCCGCGCCTCTTCGACCGCGTGGTGGCCATCGTCAAAGCCTACACCACGCGGGTGGGCGCGGGACCTTTCCCTACGGAGCTGTCCGATGGCCCCGGCGAGTACATGCAGAAGCAGGGCGCGGAATTCGGAGCCACCACCGGGCGGCCGCGCCGTTGCGGCTGGCTCGATCTGGTGGTGCTGCGCGAGTCCCGGCGTCTGAACGGCCCGACGGAAATAGCCCTGACCAAGCTCGACGTATTGGGTGGTCTGGATGAACTGCGCCTGTGCGTGGCCTACCACTACAAGGGGGCCGAGCTGGCGTATCCGCCGCAGGAAGAGAATGCCATGGCCCACGTGGAGCCCGTCTACGAGACCATGCCCGGCTGGACCGGGGATATTTCCGGCTGCCGCGCCTACGGCGATCTGCCGCAGGCCGCCCGCGACTATATCGGCCGTATCGAGGAGCTTCTGGGCATCCCCGTGCGCATTGTCTCTGTGGGACCGGACCGGGATCAGACCATTCTGCGCTGA
- the minE gene encoding cell division topological specificity factor MinE: protein MSIFSYFRSKKSSAEVAKNRLQIIVAHERAQNGGYEFLPRLRQELLLVVQKYVHVELEHIKVDVNRDGDCEVLEFNVTLPDKR from the coding sequence ATGAGCATATTCAGTTACTTCCGTTCCAAGAAAAGCAGCGCCGAGGTGGCCAAGAACCGCCTGCAGATCATCGTGGCTCACGAGCGGGCCCAGAACGGCGGCTATGAATTCCTGCCGCGCCTGCGCCAGGAACTTCTGCTGGTGGTGCAGAAATACGTGCATGTGGAACTGGAGCATATCAAGGTGGACGTAAACCGGGATGGAGACTGCGAAGTTCTGGAATTCAACGTCACCCTGCCGGACAAGCGCTGA
- the minD gene encoding septum site-determining protein MinD yields MGKIIVVTSGKGGVGKTTSSASLATGLARRGMQVAVLDFDVGLRNLDLVMGCERRVVYDFVNVIQGDATLHQALIRDKRAENLYILPASQTKDKEALRMDGVEKVLDELSGRFDFIICDSPAGIEHGALMAMHFADEAIVVTNPEVSSVRDSDRVLGLLQSKTRKVKDGGSVKEHLLLTRYDAERVARGEMLSVADVEEILAIPLLGIIPESKSVLAASNSGEPVILDEESDAGQAYADAVSRLLGEDVPHRFVTPSKKGFFARIFGG; encoded by the coding sequence GTGGGGAAAATCATCGTTGTGACTTCAGGCAAGGGCGGAGTGGGCAAAACCACGTCCAGCGCGTCTCTGGCCACGGGACTGGCCCGCCGGGGCATGCAGGTGGCGGTGCTCGATTTCGACGTGGGCCTGCGCAATCTCGACCTCGTCATGGGCTGCGAACGCCGGGTGGTGTATGATTTCGTCAATGTCATCCAGGGGGACGCCACGCTGCATCAGGCGCTGATCCGGGACAAGCGCGCGGAGAATCTGTACATCCTGCCCGCGTCCCAGACCAAGGACAAGGAAGCCCTGCGTATGGACGGCGTGGAAAAGGTGCTGGACGAGCTGTCCGGACGCTTCGATTTCATCATCTGCGATTCGCCTGCGGGCATCGAGCACGGCGCGCTCATGGCCATGCATTTTGCCGACGAGGCCATTGTGGTGACCAACCCGGAAGTGTCCTCGGTGCGGGATTCGGACCGGGTGCTGGGGCTTTTGCAGAGCAAGACCAGGAAGGTGAAGGACGGCGGCAGCGTGAAGGAGCATCTGCTCCTCACCCGTTACGACGCGGAAAGAGTGGCCAGGGGCGAGATGCTCAGCGTGGCCGATGTGGAGGAAATTCTGGCCATTCCCCTGCTTGGCATCATTCCCGAGTCCAAATCCGTGCTGGCCGCATCCAATTCCGGCGAGCCGGTCATTCTCGACGAGGAGAGCGACGCGGGCCAGGCCTACGCCGATGCCGTGTCCCGCCTGCTGGGCGAAGATGTGCCCCACCGGTTTGTCACGCCGTCCAAGAAGGGCTTTTTCGCCCGCATTTTTGGAGGCTGA